GCGTGACGCATGCCGACAAAGCGCGGAATCGCGATCAGCGACAGGATCGCGAGGATCGCGACGGTGATCATCAGTTCGACGAGAGAGAACCCGCGGACGTTCAAACGCATTTCATTTCCCGTGCCGCGATGAGCGGCTTCGTTCACCCCCGTATCGGGTGAACCATGGGATAATTCAAGAAAAAAATGAGGGACGTGCGAAAACCCGCGCGAATTCGCGGGAAAATTCACGCTCGCCCCGATCAGACCGACGTGGGCGCGCCCCAGCCCTGCTTCAGCAGGCGCAGAGCGTTTCCGTACAGCACCTGCTCGACCTCGTCGTCGGTGAAATACTTCGATAGCGTTTCGCCCACCGCGCCCATCATCCCCGAGTCGTAGCAATCCTTGAACGGATCGGTGAGGCCGTCGAAGTCCGTCCCGATGCCGAGGCACGAGACGTCGCCGACAAGATCCTTCACGTAACGCACGTTCTCGGCCAGAAACTCCAGCCCGCCGCCGACGTAACCTTGCAGCTTCACCGGATGCTGGAGCAGACGCATCGAAAAGATGAGCCCGAGGACGCCGCCGAGGCGGTGGATCGTGCGGATCTCGTCGTCCGACGCGTTGTACTCGTGGGGGAAGAAATGCTGCAAGCCGACGTGCGTCATCGTGACCGGGCGGCGATACTCGTCGCACAGGCGATAGACCTCCTGCCGCGCGTGCTCCTGCGTGTGCGCCAGGTCGATCAGAATGCCGCGATCGAGCAGCTCGCGCGCGAAGGGTTCGCACAGGTGCTCCGGATCGTCCCACCGCCAGGACCCGCGCTTCATGCGCACGACCAGGTCGTCCATCACCGGCACGATTCGCCCGCGCTTTTTCGTCGGCACCAGCTCCGTACCGTCGGTCTGGGGCGCGAACATGTTGTCCCAAAAGTGCGCAAGCGTGATGAGCGCGAGACCGCGTGATTGCAGGATCGCGAGCCGTTCGCGCGTGCGCTCCATGTATTCGTCCAGCGTCTGCCCCGGGTCGGGCGCTTCGCCGAACACATGCGCGCCCTCGATGGTGTGCACGAGACCGATTTCGTCGTCCGCCAGCGCGTCGATCTGGTCGGCCGCGGTGACGAGACGCAGCCGCTTCTCGCCGGGTTTGAGTGTTTTGTTGACGTACTCGATCTGCTCTTCCAGCAGGTCCATATTGGCGATCAGCGTCTTCCACGGGTCCTCGGTGATGCGCGGCACGTACCAGATCGGCCAGGCGATCATCTGCGCCACGCGCGCCCACGGGCGAACGCCGAAGCGCATGAATCCGCGCTCGAGGATGTAGTGCGTGCAGAGCATGACCTTGACGTTGCCCTTGCACAGGTGCGGGTACGCGGTGCGAAACGAAAACGGGTTGCGGAATCCACCGTTGGGCACGGTCGTGCGAAACGACCAGATGTGCGGCAGGTAGTACATCTTGAGCGTTGGATGGGCGTGCAGATCGATCAAGCCGGGCATGGGATCCTCAGAGAATGGTCGGCACGGGCCGAAGGCGAGGCAAACTTAGCGGAGGCATGTCCGCGACGCAACAACGATCTGTGCGTGCCAAGGACAAGAGCGACCGCCGTCGCTTGACACCCCGGGGAAAATTCCTAGTATTCGCCCCGGTCCGTGGGGCGGGGTACGCACTTTTCCACATCCGCGCCGGGATACATCGCCGAAGGGAGGGATCCGTACG
This genomic interval from Deltaproteobacteria bacterium contains the following:
- a CDS encoding membrane dipeptidase — its product is MPGLIDLHAHPTLKMYYLPHIWSFRTTVPNGGFRNPFSFRTAYPHLCKGNVKVMLCTHYILERGFMRFGVRPWARVAQMIAWPIWYVPRITEDPWKTLIANMDLLEEQIEYVNKTLKPGEKRLRLVTAADQIDALADDEIGLVHTIEGAHVFGEAPDPGQTLDEYMERTRERLAILQSRGLALITLAHFWDNMFAPQTDGTELVPTKKRGRIVPVMDDLVVRMKRGSWRWDDPEHLCEPFARELLDRGILIDLAHTQEHARQEVYRLCDEYRRPVTMTHVGLQHFFPHEYNASDDEIRTIHRLGGVLGLIFSMRLLQHPVKLQGYVGGGLEFLAENVRYVKDLVGDVSCLGIGTDFDGLTDPFKDCYDSGMMGAVGETLSKYFTDDEVEQVLYGNALRLLKQGWGAPTSV